In one window of Thermodesulfobacteriota bacterium DNA:
- a CDS encoding potassium/proton antiporter, translating to MPIEYILIGVTLLLITCIFASKASSLLGVPSLLIFLLVGMLVGSDGLGIHFDDPVLTQAIGVVALSFILFSGGLDTNWESIRPVLWKGVALSSAGVLVTALLVGWFVSAITEFSFLEGLLLGAIVSSTDAAAVFSILRSRNVSLRKPLKPLLELESGSNDPMAVFLTIGVIGLIMTPGFRLVDMVPLFILQASVGAAAGYVMGRMMTYTVNRLQLEYDGLYPVLTLSFVLLIYGASAALGGNGFLSVYIAGLVMGKSDFLKRRSILSFHDGLAWLMQIGMFLTLGLLVFPSRLVPIIGVGLLISAFLIIVARPASVFLTLYFFKVPFRDKALVSWVGLRGAVPIILATFPFVSGIAEADLIFHIVFFIVLTSALVQGTTIPIIAKLLKVTEPFAPETFQKMAEQLKSELTPIEVPESSAVIGKKVVDAGFPKGVLIVFIWRDDKFIVPDGRTVLEKKDKLFVLTDRSSFDRIKAVLSEKR from the coding sequence ATGCCGATAGAATATATCTTAATAGGCGTAACGCTCCTACTTATAACCTGCATATTCGCGAGCAAGGCCTCGAGCCTCCTCGGGGTGCCGTCTCTTCTTATATTCCTTCTGGTAGGGATGCTGGTAGGCTCGGACGGACTCGGCATCCACTTCGACGACCCTGTGCTCACGCAGGCGATCGGGGTAGTTGCGCTCTCGTTTATCCTCTTCTCGGGCGGCCTTGACACGAACTGGGAGAGCATTCGCCCTGTCCTCTGGAAAGGAGTCGCCCTTTCGAGCGCCGGGGTGCTCGTAACCGCGCTCCTCGTGGGCTGGTTCGTCTCAGCTATCACGGAGTTCAGCTTCCTTGAGGGGCTCCTCCTCGGCGCGATCGTCTCATCGACCGACGCGGCCGCTGTCTTCTCCATACTCCGATCGAGGAACGTGAGCCTCAGAAAGCCGCTTAAGCCGCTCCTCGAGCTCGAGTCAGGCTCCAACGACCCCATGGCGGTCTTCCTTACCATCGGAGTCATAGGACTCATAATGACCCCGGGATTCAGGCTCGTTGACATGGTCCCGCTCTTTATCCTTCAAGCGTCCGTGGGCGCGGCCGCCGGATACGTGATGGGGAGGATGATGACCTATACCGTCAACAGGCTGCAGCTCGAATACGACGGTCTATACCCGGTCCTCACCCTCTCCTTCGTGCTCCTCATCTACGGCGCCTCTGCCGCGCTCGGCGGGAACGGCTTCCTTTCTGTCTACATAGCCGGGCTCGTCATGGGAAAGAGCGACTTCCTGAAGAGGAGGAGCATACTGAGCTTCCATGACGGCCTCGCGTGGCTCATGCAGATAGGCATGTTCCTTACGCTCGGGCTCCTGGTCTTCCCCTCGCGGCTTGTCCCGATAATCGGCGTGGGGCTCCTCATATCGGCCTTCCTCATAATCGTTGCGAGGCCGGCAAGCGTGTTCCTCACGCTCTATTTTTTCAAGGTGCCTTTCAGGGACAAGGCCCTGGTCTCATGGGTGGGACTCCGCGGCGCGGTGCCCATCATACTCGCGACCTTCCCCTTTGTTTCAGGGATTGCAGAGGCGGACCTCATATTTCATATCGTCTTTTTTATAGTCCTTACCTCGGCGCTCGTGCAGGGAACGACCATCCCGATCATCGCGAAGCTTCTCAAGGTGACAGAGCCGTTCGCGCCCGAGACCTTCCAGAAGATGGCCGAGCAGCTCAAGAGCGAGCTTACGCCCATCGAGGTGCCGGAGAGCTCGGCTGTAATCGGAAAGAAGGTCGTTGACGCGGGATTCCCCAAGGGCGTGCTCATAGTCTTCATATGGAGGGACGACAAGTTCATCGTGCCTGACGGAAGGACCGTGCTGGAGAAGAAAGACAAGCTTTTCGTGCTGACCGACAGGAGCTCTTTCGACAGGATAAAGGCAGTGCTTTCGGAGAAGAGGTAA